A window of the Rhizobium brockwellii genome harbors these coding sequences:
- a CDS encoding VanZ family protein: MAAHELILTVNEKGGHLYEAMMIFKFAKPLAWLLLAFIIFVTVSPIGERPDTVTMVDVDRAVAYLLLGLAFALAYPKQWKTVAVLLIVGAFAIEWLQYFAPTRHPRLHDASIKAMGATLGLLAGWVINRWRETKAPNALPFAER; the protein is encoded by the coding sequence TTGGCGGCACATGAACTGATTTTAACTGTCAATGAAAAGGGCGGCCACTTATATGAAGCTATGATGATCTTCAAATTCGCAAAACCGCTCGCCTGGCTGTTGCTCGCCTTCATCATCTTCGTCACGGTTTCGCCGATCGGAGAAAGGCCGGATACGGTCACGATGGTCGATGTCGACCGCGCGGTTGCCTATCTACTTCTCGGCCTCGCCTTCGCGCTTGCCTATCCGAAACAATGGAAAACGGTGGCCGTGCTGCTGATCGTCGGCGCATTCGCCATCGAATGGCTGCAATATTTCGCGCCCACCCGCCATCCGCGCCTGCATGACGCGAGCATCAAGGCGATGGGCGCAACCCTGGGGCTACTGGCTGGCTGGGTGATCAACAGGTGGCGCGAGACCAAAGCGCCAAACGCGCTTCCTTTCGCAGAACGCTGA